One region of Desulfurobacterium indicum genomic DNA includes:
- a CDS encoding YdcH family protein, whose translation MYRDENLKKLAREKFHHFATLERKHQELDDIIDKLEKKAFLTPSEEAELDRMKKERLRLRDEMVMLIKKAQEAKSNEK comes from the coding sequence ATGTACAGAGACGAAAACCTGAAAAAACTGGCCAGGGAAAAGTTCCACCACTTCGCAACACTTGAAAGGAAACATCAGGAACTCGACGACATTATAGATAAATTAGAAAAGAAAGCCTTCCTAACACCATCTGAAGAAGCCGAACTCGACAGGATGAAAAAGGAAAGGTTAAGGCTTAGAGATGAGATGGTAATGCTTATTAAAAAGGCTCAGGAGGCTAAAAGTAATGAGAAGTGA
- the def gene encoding peptide deformylase: MEIRIYPDEALKKHAEKVEEFNEEIRNIVNQMFETMYEKGGLGLAGNQVGILKRIVVIDLNAGKETEGKNQIVLINPEIITMEGEQLNQEGCLSLPGLYKKVKRAAYVKVKAQNVDGEDFEIEGEDLLARALQHEIDHLNGIVFIDRLSPLQRRLALQRYKKLKREYERKMKKR; encoded by the coding sequence ATGGAAATACGAATATATCCTGATGAAGCGCTTAAAAAACATGCCGAAAAAGTGGAAGAGTTCAACGAAGAGATAAGGAACATCGTAAACCAGATGTTTGAAACAATGTATGAGAAAGGGGGCCTCGGATTGGCAGGCAATCAGGTAGGCATTTTAAAACGCATTGTTGTTATTGACCTTAATGCTGGAAAAGAAACGGAAGGAAAAAACCAGATTGTTCTCATAAATCCCGAAATCATAACGATGGAAGGAGAACAGCTTAATCAAGAAGGATGCCTCTCACTACCCGGCCTTTACAAAAAGGTCAAAAGAGCAGCCTATGTAAAGGTAAAAGCCCAAAACGTTGACGGTGAAGATTTTGAAATAGAAGGTGAAGATTTATTGGCAAGAGCTCTTCAACACGAAATAGACCACTTAAACGGAATAGTTTTCATAGACAGGTTATCTCCTCTTCAAAGAAGACTTGCTCTTCAACGCTACAAAAAGCTAAAAAGAGAATACGAAAGAAAAATGAAGAAGAGATAA
- a CDS encoding PilW family protein, whose amino-acid sequence MRKALTLLELLVAIFAATLVMSAVYVVYTNLLGTYTQESSYQTSDIKRVLGLEILRQDIEHAGLGVGINETALPIEWNSTKAELTLRSLYDILDQKTSAWQIIDCSSSSANILVNKFFPGLSVTKAVYLSINGTIKSGLANYLTCPGNGTYIVYPAFITAAPSACFLQYCRGITYQILNVGVPDYCANGTGELVRGIKGTSQQDPILDCVADFDVRFDWDLNGDGIIEQNEKYLPISKIGTLSAAEERKRLKLVTVFVVVQQGKRNRKYKFVNQLKNNGVDFSNRVKAKVGKNWQQYDWRLIRFSVKPMDLM is encoded by the coding sequence ATGAGAAAAGCACTTACTTTACTTGAGCTGCTAGTAGCCATATTTGCAGCTACGCTTGTTATGTCAGCTGTTTATGTTGTATATACAAATTTGTTGGGAACGTATACTCAGGAATCTTCATATCAAACTTCAGATATAAAAAGGGTTTTGGGACTTGAGATATTAAGACAAGATATAGAACACGCAGGACTTGGTGTAGGGATAAATGAAACGGCTCTTCCGATAGAATGGAATAGCACCAAGGCTGAATTAACATTGAGGAGTCTTTATGATATTCTAGATCAAAAAACATCAGCATGGCAAATTATAGATTGTTCTTCCAGCAGTGCCAATATTTTAGTAAATAAGTTTTTCCCTGGATTGTCCGTGACGAAAGCTGTTTACCTTTCTATTAACGGAACTATTAAGAGCGGATTAGCTAACTATTTAACCTGTCCAGGTAACGGCACTTATATCGTTTATCCTGCTTTTATTACCGCAGCGCCGTCAGCGTGTTTTCTACAGTATTGTAGAGGTATAACATACCAGATTTTAAATGTCGGGGTTCCTGATTACTGTGCCAATGGGACTGGAGAACTGGTTCGCGGGATTAAAGGAACATCTCAACAAGATCCAATACTTGATTGTGTTGCTGATTTTGATGTCAGATTTGACTGGGACTTGAATGGAGACGGTATCATTGAGCAAAATGAAAAATACTTACCTATTTCTAAAATAGGCACTTTATCAGCCGCTGAAGAAAGAAAAAGACTTAAACTTGTTACTGTTTTCGTAGTTGTTCAGCAGGGAAAACGAAACAGGAAGTATAAATTTGTAAATCAGCTTAAAAATAACGGAGTGGATTTCAGTAATAGAGTGAAAGCAAAAGTAGGTAAAAATTGGCAGCAGTATGACTGGAGATTAATTAGATTTTCCGTTAAGCCGATGGATTTGATGTGA
- a CDS encoding OmpP1/FadL family transporter, protein MRKLLLFLSCFFAVSSVAYGGNVDTFGIGSAETALGGAYSATADDPYAVYYNPAGLMQLEGQIVSFGFEVLDPTLRIHDFTAVDGGGNAVLPSDVTFSDVSDTLLVPFAGYGAKINENFALGIAAYVPYGLHIKWNSDPSVNPAAYNCFESYYIRGVVTPTVAFRLTDNLTFGFGVSLGRSDAGTQRRIYAPTLPSLNNKIIKSEFSDNFNVSYNFGLMYKPSKKVALGLTYRSRAKTDFTGSVEIEGTSYYTNATTKIDHPEQIQGGIRYTPDDKLSIELDVVWTHWSTIDKYVVSFETPILGKTHEVFVRDWQDTRQVRVGVSYAVNDVVTLRGGYFYDPSPIPDHTFDMAWPDADKKTYSFGAGFNFGRVKVDTVVQYSVAESKREIGGESVELNESYDDGNVSLSADGHLWGYGVTVSYTF, encoded by the coding sequence ATGCGGAAACTGTTGCTGTTTTTATCCTGTTTCTTTGCCGTTTCTTCTGTTGCGTACGGCGGTAATGTGGATACGTTTGGTATAGGTTCTGCAGAAACGGCACTCGGTGGTGCGTATTCTGCTACGGCAGATGATCCTTATGCTGTTTATTATAACCCTGCCGGTTTGATGCAGCTTGAGGGCCAAATTGTTTCTTTTGGTTTTGAAGTTCTAGATCCGACTCTGCGGATTCACGATTTTACTGCCGTTGACGGAGGTGGTAATGCTGTTTTGCCTTCAGACGTAACATTTTCTGATGTCTCGGATACGCTTCTGGTTCCTTTTGCTGGTTACGGTGCAAAAATAAATGAAAACTTTGCATTAGGTATTGCTGCTTATGTTCCTTACGGTCTTCATATTAAATGGAATTCAGATCCTTCTGTCAATCCTGCTGCGTATAACTGTTTTGAATCTTATTACATAAGAGGTGTTGTTACGCCGACGGTGGCTTTTAGGTTGACAGACAATTTAACGTTTGGTTTCGGTGTTTCTCTTGGTCGTTCTGATGCAGGTACACAGAGAAGAATTTATGCTCCGACTTTACCGTCTTTAAATAACAAGATTATTAAGTCTGAGTTTTCCGATAACTTTAACGTTTCATATAACTTTGGTCTTATGTATAAACCTTCGAAAAAGGTTGCTCTTGGTTTGACTTATCGTTCAAGGGCGAAAACTGATTTTACCGGAAGTGTTGAAATTGAAGGGACTTCTTACTATACCAATGCAACTACGAAAATTGATCATCCGGAGCAGATACAGGGCGGTATAAGATACACACCTGATGATAAGCTTTCTATTGAACTTGATGTTGTATGGACGCACTGGAGCACAATAGATAAGTATGTTGTTAGCTTTGAAACACCTATCCTGGGAAAGACGCATGAAGTTTTTGTAAGAGATTGGCAGGATACAAGGCAGGTTAGGGTTGGTGTTTCTTATGCTGTGAACGATGTTGTTACTTTAAGGGGAGGATATTTTTACGATCCTTCACCTATTCCGGATCATACTTTTGATATGGCCTGGCCTGACGCTGATAAGAAAACTTACTCTTTTGGCGCTGGATTTAATTTTGGTCGTGTAAAAGTAGATACCGTTGTTCAGTATAGTGTTGCTGAAAGCAAGCGAGAAATAGGTGGAGAGAGTGTTGAGCTTAATGAGAGTTATGATGACGGAAACGTTTCTCTTTCTGCCGATGGTCATCTCTGGGGATACGGCGTAACTGTTAGCTATACATTTTAA
- the trmFO gene encoding methylenetetrahydrofolate--tRNA-(uracil(54)-C(5))-methyltransferase (FADH(2)-oxidizing) TrmFO, translated as MKKVHIIGAGLAGSEAAWYLARKGIPVVLYEMRPKKFTPAHRTDLFGELVCSNTLGGIDVTTARGLLKKEMEIFNSLIVEAAKKTAVPAGGALAVNRQDFAAYITEKLSQHPLIEIIREEVTKIPENEITIVATGPLTSDTFSRYLIEFLGEQSLSFYDAIAPIVYADTIDYSKCFWGSRYGKGGDDYLNCPMTKEEYERFYNALMEAEKVPLKEFEKEAYFEGCMPIEEMAERGKETLLFGPLKPVGLTNPKTGKRPYAVVQLRKENKEGTLLNLVGFQTKLTYPAQKKVFRLIPGLENVEFARYGSIHRNTFINSPKLLLPTLQLNKNANILFAGQITGVEGYPESAATGIIAGINAEKLIKNTEPVYPPPTTIIGGLLKYITEADPDRFQPMNANFGLLPVVKAKGKRARRKIQAEKALKDIKEWAGNVL; from the coding sequence ATGAAAAAAGTTCACATCATAGGCGCAGGACTGGCAGGAAGTGAAGCAGCCTGGTATCTGGCACGTAAAGGTATTCCGGTAGTTCTTTATGAAATGAGACCCAAAAAATTTACTCCCGCTCACAGAACCGACCTTTTCGGAGAATTGGTTTGTAGCAACACACTTGGCGGAATTGACGTAACAACGGCAAGAGGCCTCTTGAAAAAAGAGATGGAAATTTTTAACTCTCTCATAGTAGAAGCTGCGAAAAAAACAGCAGTTCCGGCAGGCGGTGCCCTTGCCGTAAATAGACAGGACTTTGCAGCATATATAACAGAAAAATTGTCTCAGCATCCTCTCATAGAAATTATAAGAGAAGAAGTAACAAAAATTCCAGAAAACGAAATCACAATAGTGGCAACAGGCCCTTTAACGTCAGATACTTTCTCCAGATACTTAATAGAATTTTTAGGAGAACAATCCCTCTCCTTTTACGACGCAATAGCCCCCATTGTATATGCAGATACAATAGATTATTCTAAATGTTTCTGGGGCTCTCGCTACGGCAAAGGAGGAGACGATTACCTCAACTGTCCTATGACAAAGGAGGAATACGAACGATTCTACAACGCACTCATGGAAGCAGAAAAAGTTCCTCTAAAAGAATTCGAAAAAGAAGCATACTTTGAAGGTTGCATGCCAATAGAAGAAATGGCAGAAAGGGGAAAAGAAACACTACTCTTTGGCCCCCTTAAACCCGTAGGGCTTACAAATCCGAAAACAGGGAAAAGGCCTTATGCAGTAGTTCAGCTCAGAAAAGAAAACAAAGAAGGCACACTGTTGAACCTTGTAGGATTTCAGACAAAACTCACCTATCCGGCCCAGAAAAAAGTTTTTAGACTTATACCTGGGCTTGAAAACGTAGAATTTGCAAGATACGGAAGTATTCACAGAAACACTTTCATAAATTCCCCAAAACTTCTACTGCCCACACTCCAACTAAATAAAAATGCCAATATCCTTTTTGCAGGACAAATAACAGGCGTTGAAGGCTATCCAGAATCCGCCGCAACCGGTATAATAGCCGGCATAAACGCGGAAAAACTCATAAAAAATACCGAACCGGTATATCCACCACCTACAACAATAATAGGCGGTTTGTTAAAATACATAACAGAAGCTGATCCTGACAGGTTTCAACCTATGAATGCAAACTTTGGACTTCTTCCAGTAGTCAAAGCAAAAGGAAAAAGAGCAAGAAGGAAAATACAGGCTGAAAAAGCTCTAAAGGATATAAAAGAATGGGCTGGAAACGTTTTATAA
- the ilvD gene encoding dihydroxy-acid dehydratase, with amino-acid sequence MRSDVLREFEKLPARALMMATGIRREDIDKPLIGIISSYTDLVPGHADMYALERFIERGVAAAGGTPFIVRVPAICDGIAMGHEGMRFSLPLREIIADSVEDVVNAHQLDGIVLLTACDKITPGMLMGAARVNIPAIIVTAGPMLAGRRGKERLDLVTHTFEAIGKYKAGELTLEELLEYEQTACPSSGACQGMFTANTMACLTEALGMSLPYCGTSPAPLAEKKRIAEASGEKIVELVKKGIKARDILTPKAFRNAIRVDLALGGSTNTVLHLPAIAYEAGVPFDIKLFDDLGRETPKICSMRPGGKYLMEDLHYAGGIPGVLKRLQTLIEDNPTVSGKFIKEIASSGRIFDEDVIRPMDNPYKKEGGLAILYGNIAPEGAVIKQGAVSDKMKIFKGTAKVFNCEEDAMKAVMNGEIKPGHVIVIRYEGPKGGPGMREMLAVTAAVMGMGLGESVALITDGRFSGGTHGPCVGHISPEATEGGIIGIIEDGDEIYLNIPERKLELLVPEEEIKKRLENFKPLQKEVKSKLLRKYAKLVSSASKGAVQEI; translated from the coding sequence ATGAGAAGTGATGTTTTAAGAGAATTTGAAAAACTTCCGGCTCGTGCACTAATGATGGCAACAGGCATTAGAAGAGAAGACATTGATAAACCTTTAATTGGAATAATTTCAAGTTATACCGACCTTGTACCAGGCCACGCTGACATGTATGCTCTTGAAAGATTCATAGAAAGAGGAGTTGCTGCCGCCGGCGGCACTCCTTTTATTGTTAGAGTCCCAGCTATATGTGACGGCATAGCAATGGGACATGAAGGAATGAGATTTTCTCTTCCTTTGAGGGAAATCATAGCCGACTCTGTTGAAGATGTTGTTAATGCACATCAGCTTGACGGCATAGTTCTTCTAACAGCATGCGACAAAATAACTCCCGGTATGCTAATGGGAGCGGCAAGAGTGAATATTCCCGCAATAATTGTAACAGCAGGACCGATGCTTGCCGGAAGAAGAGGAAAAGAAAGGTTAGACCTCGTTACTCACACATTTGAAGCTATAGGAAAATACAAAGCTGGAGAGCTAACATTAGAAGAGCTTCTGGAGTATGAACAAACAGCATGTCCATCTTCAGGTGCATGTCAGGGAATGTTCACAGCAAACACAATGGCATGCCTTACCGAAGCTTTAGGAATGTCTCTTCCCTACTGTGGAACATCGCCAGCACCTCTTGCCGAAAAAAAAAGGATCGCAGAAGCTTCAGGTGAAAAAATTGTAGAACTTGTAAAAAAAGGCATAAAGGCAAGAGACATCTTAACGCCTAAAGCCTTCAGAAACGCAATAAGAGTTGACCTTGCCCTTGGTGGCTCAACAAATACCGTTCTTCACCTTCCCGCTATTGCTTACGAAGCAGGAGTTCCCTTTGATATTAAACTATTTGACGACTTAGGTCGTGAAACTCCCAAGATATGCAGCATGAGGCCTGGTGGAAAATATCTTATGGAAGACCTTCACTACGCCGGTGGAATTCCCGGAGTTTTAAAAAGATTGCAAACATTAATTGAAGACAATCCAACCGTTTCAGGCAAATTCATTAAAGAAATTGCATCAAGTGGTAGAATATTTGATGAAGATGTAATAAGACCAATGGACAACCCATACAAGAAAGAAGGTGGTCTGGCGATTCTCTACGGAAATATTGCTCCAGAAGGTGCTGTTATCAAACAGGGTGCCGTAAGTGACAAAATGAAAATCTTTAAAGGAACAGCAAAAGTTTTCAACTGTGAAGAAGACGCTATGAAAGCCGTAATGAACGGAGAAATAAAGCCGGGGCACGTGATAGTTATCAGATATGAAGGGCCAAAAGGCGGTCCCGGCATGAGAGAAATGTTAGCAGTTACTGCTGCTGTTATGGGAATGGGACTTGGAGAATCTGTTGCCCTCATAACAGATGGAAGATTTTCAGGGGGAACGCACGGCCCTTGCGTTGGACATATCTCACCGGAAGCTACTGAAGGCGGTATCATAGGTATAATAGAAGATGGAGACGAAATATACCTTAATATCCCTGAAAGAAAACTGGAACTTCTGGTTCCGGAAGAAGAAATTAAGAAGAGGCTTGAAAACTTCAAACCTCTTCAAAAAGAAGTGAAATCAAAACTCCTAAGAAAATATGCGAAACTTGTATCTTCCGCCTCAAAAGGTGCTGTTCAGGAGATCTGA
- the prfA gene encoding peptide chain release factor 1 gives MIERLEEISKRFKEIEGLLSNPDVISDSGKYKKLAREHKELQPIYETYQKYRKIASGIQEAIDVIHSGEDEDFIELAKEEKKELEKEAKELENQLKMLLIPKDPNDEKNVILEIRAGTGGEEAALFAADLFRMYSRYAERKGWKIEILSANETGLGGYKEISALISGKGAYSRLKYESGVHRVQRVPVTESGGRIHTSAATVAILPEAEDVEIKIDEKDLKIDTYRSSGAGGQHVNTTDSAVRITHIPTGIVVTCSNERSQIQNRIKAMKILRARLKELYERQQKEHLDSTRRSQIGSGDRSEKIRTYNFPENRVTDHRIKLTLYNLEQFLDGEMDEMIDALVAAEQAKKIENLVSKDNE, from the coding sequence ATAATAGAAAGACTGGAAGAGATAAGTAAAAGATTTAAAGAGATAGAAGGCCTTTTAAGTAACCCGGATGTCATATCGGACAGCGGAAAGTATAAAAAACTTGCAAGGGAACATAAAGAACTTCAACCAATATACGAAACTTACCAGAAATATAGAAAAATAGCCAGCGGTATTCAGGAAGCAATAGACGTAATCCATTCAGGAGAAGATGAAGACTTTATAGAACTTGCAAAGGAAGAGAAAAAAGAACTCGAAAAAGAAGCAAAAGAACTTGAAAATCAATTAAAAATGCTCCTGATTCCCAAAGATCCGAACGATGAAAAGAACGTTATCCTTGAAATCCGTGCAGGAACAGGTGGAGAAGAAGCAGCACTTTTTGCAGCAGATCTGTTCAGAATGTATTCAAGATATGCTGAAAGGAAAGGCTGGAAAATAGAGATTCTCTCAGCAAATGAAACAGGGCTCGGAGGATATAAGGAAATATCTGCCCTAATATCCGGGAAGGGAGCCTACAGCAGACTAAAATACGAAAGCGGTGTTCACAGAGTTCAAAGAGTCCCTGTTACAGAATCCGGCGGTAGAATTCACACATCAGCAGCAACAGTAGCAATCCTTCCGGAAGCTGAAGATGTTGAAATAAAAATAGATGAAAAAGACCTGAAAATCGACACTTACCGCTCATCTGGGGCAGGCGGACAACACGTCAACACAACAGATTCAGCAGTTAGAATAACCCACATACCAACTGGAATAGTTGTAACCTGCTCTAACGAACGTTCCCAGATTCAAAACAGGATAAAAGCTATGAAAATCCTACGAGCAAGGCTAAAAGAACTCTACGAAAGACAGCAAAAAGAACACCTCGATTCTACCCGCCGCTCACAGATAGGTAGCGGAGATAGAAGCGAAAAAATCAGAACTTACAACTTCCCGGAAAACAGAGTGACAGATCACAGAATTAAACTAACCCTGTATAATCTTGAACAATTTTTAGATGGTGAAATGGATGAAATGATAGATGCACTTGTTGCTGCTGAACAGGCGAAGAAAATAGAAAATCTTGTTTCAAAGGATAACGAATGA
- a CDS encoding sugar phosphate isomerase/epimerase family protein produces MKVTAHIPGRDIINNPERIYRTLNRKFGIELQITADVLENVPMKFFSKLAEMVGTKPITFHAPFMDLNPGAIDRYVREATIKRFKELQPVAKILNPEVIVFHSGFHPRKILPVYDRWIKNCVETFKQVCDMFPDFKIAVENVFDEVPDYLNEILEKVNTENIGVCIDVGHLNLFSKFPLKDWLNRFNNKIFEFHIHDNDGVNDLHIAAGSGTIDFSDLFSYLKTETSDSLILTLEAKTEEDQLKSFQFLTNNLTGDNNGNTNIS; encoded by the coding sequence ATGAAAGTTACAGCGCACATTCCGGGAAGAGACATAATAAATAATCCCGAAAGAATATACCGAACATTGAACAGGAAGTTCGGAATAGAGCTACAGATAACTGCGGACGTTCTAGAAAATGTCCCTATGAAATTCTTTTCCAAATTAGCAGAGATGGTGGGAACCAAACCTATAACATTCCATGCTCCATTCATGGATCTAAACCCTGGAGCGATAGACAGATACGTGAGAGAAGCAACCATTAAGCGATTTAAAGAACTTCAACCTGTCGCAAAAATTTTGAATCCTGAAGTTATCGTTTTTCATTCGGGATTCCATCCCAGAAAAATCCTTCCAGTTTACGACAGATGGATAAAAAACTGTGTAGAAACCTTCAAACAGGTGTGTGATATGTTTCCCGATTTCAAAATTGCCGTTGAAAACGTTTTTGACGAAGTTCCAGATTATTTGAATGAAATTCTAGAAAAAGTTAATACCGAAAACATCGGCGTATGTATAGACGTAGGGCATTTAAATCTCTTTTCAAAATTTCCTTTAAAAGACTGGCTAAATCGTTTCAATAATAAAATTTTTGAATTCCACATCCACGACAACGATGGCGTTAACGACCTCCACATCGCTGCCGGGAGTGGCACAATAGATTTCAGCGATCTATTCTCATATCTAAAAACGGAAACTTCCGATTCTCTTATTCTTACACTTGAAGCAAAAACGGAAGAAGATCAGCTAAAATCATTCCAATTCCTAACAAACAATTTAACAGGAGATAACAATGGAAATACGAATATATCCTGA
- a CDS encoding LysM peptidoglycan-binding domain-containing protein, with protein sequence MGWKRFITTITTAAVILSASAYCKENIYKINIIKVRKAEQKTGKHIIYYKVKPGDTLYGILKKYGLPLKMIGEVIKLNKIKNPNLILKGQVLKIPLPGVKKNKNKKRFRISKNVMPDFSPVINGRGSKIYKKGMILLNSGTINLQQNPVITIAGNSYIIDLNRNLTKQEVKELQNVGYKIIKNKKQLRKLVEENILNTFGSFEANGTIKLGIFDKLTYHYDYLIYDMETGSTKIFNMTPDTPKELKNLLAAYGITVEQPKIKVERGNPGTVKILTGTNIEKIIELIHILTGERAVKDGGGYSFNKLKIFVVKEMTSPEEITKKKMAGFTIVKIYPDMRKNIREAVNAIPFAIQKIRLIIVEPPGTEGKRSKFEIRGFSIDTPKNHYFVIPGVEKPEEIPYMVARGINLIIY encoded by the coding sequence ATGGGCTGGAAACGTTTTATAACAACCATAACAACAGCTGCGGTAATTTTATCCGCTTCAGCTTACTGTAAGGAAAACATTTACAAAATAAATATCATAAAAGTTAGAAAAGCTGAACAAAAAACAGGAAAACACATCATCTATTACAAGGTTAAACCGGGAGATACTCTTTACGGAATACTTAAAAAATACGGACTTCCTCTTAAAATGATCGGTGAAGTGATAAAATTAAATAAAATTAAAAATCCAAATTTAATACTAAAGGGGCAAGTTTTAAAAATTCCCCTTCCGGGCGTTAAGAAAAACAAAAACAAAAAAAGGTTTAGGATTAGTAAAAATGTAATGCCCGATTTTTCTCCTGTAATAAATGGAAGAGGCTCAAAAATATATAAAAAAGGTATGATTCTTTTAAACTCAGGCACGATTAACCTTCAACAAAATCCTGTTATAACAATTGCAGGCAATAGTTATATAATTGATTTGAACAGAAACTTAACGAAGCAGGAAGTAAAAGAACTACAAAATGTTGGGTATAAAATAATAAAAAATAAAAAGCAGCTCCGGAAACTCGTCGAAGAAAACATCCTGAATACATTCGGTTCTTTTGAAGCAAACGGAACAATAAAATTAGGCATCTTTGACAAGCTAACTTACCACTATGACTACCTCATATATGATATGGAAACGGGTAGCACAAAAATATTCAACATGACACCGGACACCCCAAAAGAGTTAAAAAATCTCCTCGCAGCATACGGAATTACAGTGGAACAACCTAAAATCAAAGTTGAAAGAGGAAACCCTGGTACTGTTAAAATTTTAACAGGGACAAACATAGAAAAAATTATAGAATTAATACACATCTTAACAGGAGAAAGAGCTGTAAAGGACGGAGGCGGGTACAGCTTCAATAAACTTAAGATCTTTGTAGTGAAAGAAATGACCTCGCCGGAAGAGATAACAAAAAAGAAAATGGCAGGATTCACAATCGTAAAAATATATCCAGACATGAGAAAAAATATAAGAGAAGCTGTCAACGCAATTCCTTTCGCAATACAGAAAATAAGACTGATAATAGTAGAACCACCGGGAACAGAGGGCAAACGTTCAAAATTTGAAATCAGAGGTTTTTCGATAGATACACCTAAAAACCATTATTTCGTAATACCCGGCGTCGAAAAACCGGAAGAAATCCCCTATATGGTCGCAAGAGGTATAAACTTAATAATTTACTAA